A portion of the Halorubrum sp. BV1 genome contains these proteins:
- the thiD gene encoding bifunctional hydroxymethylpyrimidine kinase/phosphomethylpyrimidine kinase, whose protein sequence is MPTVRGPAPVELPQVMTIAGSDSGGGAGIQADLKTMEALDTFATSAITSLTAQNTVGVESIHPVPVEEIEAQVEAIRTDFDLQAVKTGMLGVEPVVERVASYAADMDVPFVVDPVMVAASGDQLLDHDAAAAYEGLIAESAVVTPNTDEAEILTDIPVKDPDSMQAAGQRLVEMGADTALVKGGHVGDEHVVRDVIVTRDDVTTLEHSRVDSDATHGSGCTLSSAIAARLAHGDDIPEAIESGVAFMTRAIRYPLDVGEGPGPVHHLANIRDRSARQPTQEAVESVVEQLVSTGVSSIVPEVGMNVVGATPYAERPDETVAVEGRIARTMTGIRVTRGTRFGASSHVARFLLSAREHDPDIRFAANLRFDDSIEAALEKIDAPVVEIDRSNEPEPDEEGSTMGWAAERAFEQVETTPAVVFDRGDVGKEPITRMLASDAADLAARALSIAEEL, encoded by the coding sequence ATGCCCACAGTACGAGGGCCAGCCCCGGTTGAGCTCCCCCAGGTCATGACGATCGCCGGGAGTGACTCGGGCGGTGGCGCCGGCATCCAAGCGGACCTCAAGACGATGGAGGCACTCGACACCTTTGCGACGAGTGCGATCACGAGCCTCACGGCACAGAACACCGTTGGCGTGGAGTCGATCCATCCCGTCCCGGTCGAGGAAATCGAGGCCCAGGTTGAGGCTATCCGTACCGATTTCGATTTACAGGCCGTCAAGACAGGCATGTTGGGTGTTGAACCCGTCGTAGAGAGGGTTGCGTCGTACGCTGCTGACATGGACGTGCCCTTCGTCGTCGATCCGGTTATGGTCGCCGCCTCGGGCGACCAATTGCTCGATCATGACGCTGCAGCCGCCTACGAGGGGTTGATCGCCGAGTCAGCGGTCGTGACGCCAAACACTGACGAAGCCGAAATACTCACAGACATCCCGGTCAAGGATCCGGACTCGATGCAGGCTGCGGGGCAGAGACTCGTGGAGATGGGAGCCGACACAGCACTTGTGAAAGGTGGCCATGTCGGCGATGAGCATGTCGTTCGAGATGTCATCGTGACTCGGGACGACGTAACCACACTTGAGCACTCGAGAGTAGACTCGGACGCGACACACGGTTCGGGATGTACACTTTCGAGTGCGATCGCGGCACGACTGGCTCACGGCGATGACATCCCGGAGGCGATCGAATCCGGCGTGGCATTCATGACCCGCGCCATCAGATACCCGCTCGACGTCGGCGAGGGACCAGGACCGGTCCACCACCTCGCGAATATCCGGGATCGGTCAGCCAGACAGCCCACTCAGGAAGCTGTCGAGTCCGTCGTGGAGCAGCTGGTCTCTACTGGCGTGTCGTCGATCGTTCCGGAGGTTGGGATGAACGTGGTCGGGGCCACGCCCTACGCAGAACGGCCGGATGAGACCGTCGCCGTCGAGGGACGGATCGCCCGGACGATGACCGGAATCCGCGTGACGCGGGGAACACGCTTCGGCGCCTCGAGCCACGTCGCCCGCTTCCTGCTGTCGGCGCGGGAGCACGACCCCGACATCCGGTTCGCCGCGAACCTCCGGTTCGACGATTCCATCGAGGCAGCCCTGGAGAAGATTGATGCCCCAGTTGTCGAGATCGACCGCTCAAACGAACCGGAACCTGACGAGGAAGGCTCGACCATGGGCTGGGCGGCCGAGCGAGCCTTCGAGCAGGTCGAAACCACGCCGGCGGTCGTCTTCGACCGAGGTGACGTTGGCAAGGAACCGATCACGCGCATGCTTGCAAGCGACGCCGCCGATCTTGCGGCCCGTGCACTCTCGATAGCTGAGGAGTTATGA
- a CDS encoding restriction endonuclease — protein MAVLDDLSGFEFEDVMEDVFRNLGYENVRQADRTADEGRDVIMEEVVDGRRRAIIVECKHTGTVGRPVVQKLHSAIATFDFDGPKRGMVVTTGRFTNPAQEYANRLQQNDDPHPIELLDGEDLREIADEIGLDLYNGRIEILCDETLRPYDPAADVDAAVAEAFRDIENIEATDLPDPHSVVTFRPVVAVTADTNAVFETSVGVIHRINDRTRFVAHAERGQPQVVDEDVGTLVTENLHATVDLDTGQFGEVFDDIEERRFGQTQTEYKEWAVERLQQLHTTTVTYTGDNNVTYNKTCEPNRSDISVQSIEPVYLPEVRHTTDVQEYTYPYEYYVAGPSRVTAEDGIHQCVHCDTSGVTETYTYCPNCGAIACSSHTKTERLEGEPVCTGCAVTERFALKTKYFYDEENLEAFREEYADMPLHKKAMENKLLAGGSVVATVLLVVGLLVIGGII, from the coding sequence ATGGCTGTACTGGACGATCTCTCGGGGTTCGAGTTCGAGGACGTGATGGAGGACGTGTTCCGGAACCTCGGCTACGAGAACGTCCGCCAGGCCGACCGCACGGCTGACGAGGGTCGCGACGTCATCATGGAGGAGGTCGTCGACGGCAGGCGGCGCGCGATCATCGTCGAGTGCAAGCACACGGGGACGGTCGGGCGGCCGGTCGTCCAGAAGCTCCACTCGGCGATCGCGACGTTCGACTTCGACGGCCCGAAACGTGGAATGGTTGTGACGACTGGCCGGTTCACGAACCCTGCTCAGGAGTACGCAAACCGACTCCAGCAGAACGACGACCCACACCCAATCGAGTTACTCGATGGCGAGGATCTCCGAGAGATCGCCGACGAGATCGGCCTCGACCTCTACAATGGGCGCATCGAGATTCTCTGTGACGAGACGCTCCGCCCGTACGACCCTGCCGCCGACGTCGACGCGGCCGTCGCGGAGGCGTTCCGCGACATCGAGAACATCGAGGCTACCGACCTGCCAGACCCGCATTCGGTGGTGACGTTCCGCCCGGTGGTCGCGGTCACTGCGGACACGAACGCCGTCTTCGAAACGTCGGTGGGCGTCATTCACCGGATCAACGACCGGACCCGATTCGTTGCCCACGCCGAACGCGGGCAGCCGCAGGTCGTCGACGAGGACGTCGGGACGCTGGTCACCGAGAATCTCCACGCGACTGTCGACCTCGACACCGGGCAGTTCGGAGAGGTGTTCGACGACATCGAGGAGCGCCGGTTCGGGCAGACCCAAACGGAGTACAAGGAGTGGGCAGTCGAGCGCCTCCAGCAACTCCACACGACGACGGTGACCTACACCGGCGACAACAACGTCACGTACAACAAGACCTGTGAGCCGAACCGCTCGGACATCTCTGTCCAGTCGATCGAACCAGTGTACCTCCCGGAAGTTCGGCACACTACCGACGTCCAGGAGTACACCTACCCCTACGAGTACTACGTGGCAGGCCCGTCGAGAGTGACCGCCGAGGACGGCATCCATCAGTGCGTCCACTGTGACACGAGTGGCGTCACCGAGACGTACACCTACTGTCCGAACTGCGGGGCCATCGCCTGCTCCAGCCACACCAAAACGGAGCGGCTGGAAGGCGAACCGGTCTGTACGGGCTGCGCGGTGACGGAACGGTTCGCATTGAAGACGAAGTACTTCTACGACGAGGAGAATCTCGAGGCGTTCCGCGAGGAGTACGCCGATATGCCGCTTCACAAGAAGGCGATGGAGAACAAGTTACTGGCCGGGGGAAGCGTTGTCGCGACGGTGCTGCTCGTCGTCGGACTCCTCGTCATCGGCGGCATCATCTGA
- a CDS encoding type II toxin-antitoxin system RelE/ParE family toxin codes for MTEVEWTPKALDLLEGLESEAQERLVKKLDEAKDWTSHRLEKLSGYPYYKLRAGDYRAIITWNRDENVLIVEAVGHRRNIYDRHLPP; via the coding sequence ATGACTGAGGTCGAGTGGACACCGAAAGCACTCGATTTGCTGGAGGGACTCGAATCGGAAGCGCAAGAGCGGTTGGTGAAGAAACTCGACGAGGCGAAAGACTGGACCTCCCATCGCCTCGAAAAACTCAGCGGGTATCCGTACTACAAGCTTCGTGCCGGCGACTACCGTGCGATCATCACGTGGAACCGAGACGAAAATGTCCTGATCGTCGAGGCGGTCGGGCATCGCCGGAATATCTACGACCGACACCTCCCACCGTAA
- a CDS encoding homing endonuclease associated repeat-containing protein, giving the protein MTDHICDYCGESFATSNELGGHVTAVHRRDQIVTDANVILDDLQRVADKLGKPPTAKEMSEHGEYSQRVCQNKFGSWNEALREAGYAPNRKFRLTDQDLLDEIDRLAEQLGRPPSSGEMDRVGEYHRWTYDHRFGGWEEALNEAGFSQPRSYQERSEIPYGPNWPEQRRQALERDNFQCQTPWCEMTQADHQEQVGKDISVHHLVPRKSFVTPDGQFDHEQANRVSNLVTVCSKHHLIWEAVAPQRLDTIVDATRPPERGRPEGVALPLRGDEG; this is encoded by the coding sequence TTGACCGACCATATCTGTGACTACTGTGGCGAGTCGTTTGCGACCTCCAACGAGTTGGGTGGCCACGTAACCGCAGTCCATCGTCGCGACCAAATCGTAACGGACGCGAACGTAATTCTCGACGACCTCCAGCGTGTCGCAGACAAATTAGGAAAACCACCGACAGCAAAGGAGATGAGCGAGCACGGGGAGTACTCCCAGCGCGTCTGCCAGAACAAATTTGGGAGCTGGAACGAGGCGCTTCGTGAGGCTGGCTACGCTCCAAACCGGAAATTTCGACTCACCGATCAGGACCTGTTGGACGAGATTGACCGCCTTGCGGAGCAGTTGGGTCGCCCGCCATCAAGTGGGGAGATGGATCGGGTTGGGGAATATCACAGATGGACGTATGACCACCGGTTTGGCGGGTGGGAAGAAGCACTCAACGAAGCTGGCTTCTCACAACCACGGTCCTATCAAGAACGTTCAGAGATCCCTTACGGGCCAAATTGGCCGGAGCAACGGCGGCAAGCATTGGAACGTGATAACTTCCAGTGCCAAACGCCGTGGTGTGAGATGACTCAAGCGGATCATCAAGAGCAGGTTGGGAAGGACATCTCTGTCCACCATTTGGTTCCGCGGAAGTCCTTCGTCACCCCCGATGGGCAGTTTGACCACGAACAGGCGAATCGAGTCTCGAATCTCGTGACGGTCTGTTCGAAGCATCATCTCATCTGGGAAGCCGTCGCCCCGCAGCGGTTGGATACGATTGTCGACGCCACACGGCCACCAGAGCGAGGTCGGCCGGAGGGTGTTGCTCTTCCCCTACGAGGGGATGAGGGGTAA
- a CDS encoding thiamine-phosphate synthase family protein — MSLHLPSEIVIERVLPTIRVCLAGELANREMTQQEVAEHIGVSQAAVSKYISGDVAVEERIEDHPLTAETVTRIAEGFASGHMDGYEALDELLALVRAFEDRGPVCELHEEAMPSLAGLGCDLCVRGTDERLAAERETLTDVRTAARILATAPGMATYVPNVGTNVGSALPGANDVSEVAAIPGRIYAVDGRVEIPANPEFGASRHVATVVLAAMAQDDGLRGAVNIATDDALLSTARARGLDPMEFDAEYDDRNQRLLDRFASRDAVPRVIYHSGAFGIEPITYVLGETAEDAARLAVSLLETVQEAE, encoded by the coding sequence ATGTCACTCCACCTCCCGAGCGAGATCGTCATTGAGCGGGTCCTCCCCACCATCCGTGTCTGTCTCGCCGGGGAACTAGCTAATCGGGAGATGACCCAGCAAGAGGTGGCAGAACATATCGGCGTCTCCCAGGCCGCCGTCTCGAAGTACATCAGCGGCGACGTAGCAGTCGAAGAACGCATCGAAGACCATCCGCTGACCGCCGAGACGGTTACGCGTATCGCCGAGGGGTTCGCCTCCGGACACATGGATGGGTACGAGGCGCTCGATGAACTGCTCGCGCTCGTTCGGGCTTTTGAAGACCGTGGCCCGGTGTGTGAACTGCACGAGGAGGCGATGCCCTCGCTCGCCGGTCTCGGCTGTGACCTCTGTGTCCGTGGCACCGACGAGCGCCTCGCCGCAGAACGGGAGACGTTGACGGACGTCCGGACGGCGGCACGCATCCTTGCGACAGCACCCGGGATGGCGACATACGTCCCCAACGTCGGGACGAACGTCGGATCTGCGCTCCCCGGTGCGAACGACGTTTCCGAGGTTGCAGCGATTCCCGGGCGGATCTATGCGGTCGACGGTCGCGTCGAAATCCCAGCAAACCCGGAATTCGGGGCATCGCGACACGTCGCGACGGTCGTGCTAGCTGCGATGGCCCAGGACGACGGGCTACGTGGTGCGGTCAACATCGCAACCGACGATGCGCTCCTCTCGACCGCTCGGGCCCGGGGGCTCGACCCGATGGAGTTCGACGCCGAGTACGATGACCGGAACCAGCGACTCCTGGATCGGTTCGCGTCTCGGGATGCCGTTCCGCGAGTCATCTACCACAGCGGCGCATTCGGGATCGAACCCATTACCTACGTCCTCGGGGAGACCGCGGAAGACGCCGCTCGCCTCGCGGTCTCGCTCCTCGAGACGGTCCAGGAAGCCGAGTGA
- a CDS encoding ribbon-helix-helix domain-containing protein, whose protein sequence is MSTDSDAGGDGEMEKINVRVPQSLLAQVDDVWEERGYANKSEFIRDALRDAVNPPTQLSEEALEHLAESRTQREQGETVSQDDVKDRLGIDD, encoded by the coding sequence ATGAGCACTGACAGCGACGCCGGCGGCGACGGTGAAATGGAGAAGATCAACGTCCGGGTGCCACAGTCGCTGCTGGCACAGGTCGACGACGTCTGGGAGGAGCGTGGCTATGCGAACAAATCCGAGTTCATCCGCGACGCGCTTCGGGACGCTGTCAACCCGCCAACGCAGCTGTCCGAGGAAGCGCTGGAGCATCTGGCCGAGAGCCGCACGCAGCGAGAGCAGGGCGAGACGGTGTCGCAGGACGACGTGAAGGACCGGCTGGGCATCGATGACTGA